The Sulfurihydrogenibium subterraneum DSM 15120 DNA segment TCTTCAATCGTCATATTTCTACTCCATATTTATAAGCTAACTTTGTAAACTCTGTTTTTTCAGGGTTTTCAGTGATTATTAGGTCTACTTTTCTATCTCCCAGAGTAAGTAGTAAGTCCACCTTTATTTTTCTTCTCTGTTTATAATCTATACTATTAGATATTACGAGTATATCTATATCTCCACCCTTTTTGTTTAAATCTGTCCTACTTCCAAATATAAATATCTTTGCGTTTGGGTCGTATTTTTTTATAATCGTTTTTATAACTTGTATCTCTTCATTAGAAAGTCTGAGTTTAGGTTGTGTAGTCATTTTTCTTAATTTATTTACTTCT contains these protein-coding regions:
- a CDS encoding nucleotidyltransferase domain-containing protein — its product is MTTQPKLRLSNEEIQVIKTIIKKYDPNAKIFIFGSRTDLNKKGGDIDILVISNSIDYKQRRKIKVDLLLTLGDRKVDLIITENPEKTEFTKLAYKYGVEI